A genomic segment from Truepera sp. encodes:
- a CDS encoding WYL domain-containing protein — MARSLTKAQNLQRLIDLLRSRPMSSRDLAGELDLSQRKIQRYLNELSSDFPELNRDERGRYSLPKVDRSGELNRVEALAVHSATRLLLHHTRSNERHYRSALRKLATRLPEPARLQLERSLERHKSKTGEPSQRNLELVAEAWFSGRVMKFSYTAPIGSGKPHPYVFETYFVEVSPINLLTYVIGLERSHFKHQVTLLIDRISNASLTDEQYQIPAEFDASAYLEHAWGIVGGKKIEVLIRISEQGARHLDESFVRAAVVEEISEEGDLFLRLTAGVDKHGIPIDLIPWLLSWGEQVEVLEPVELRAYVASRLGEAARQYGGTSS; from the coding sequence ATGGCGCGCAGCCTGACAAAGGCTCAGAACCTCCAGCGGTTGATCGACCTTCTCAGGTCGCGTCCGATGTCGAGCCGGGACCTGGCTGGCGAGTTGGACCTCAGCCAGCGCAAGATCCAGCGCTACCTGAACGAGCTTAGTTCGGATTTTCCCGAGTTGAACCGCGATGAACGCGGCCGCTATAGCCTGCCGAAGGTCGACCGTAGTGGAGAACTGAACCGGGTCGAAGCGCTGGCTGTGCACAGCGCGACTCGACTGTTGTTGCATCACACCAGGTCGAACGAGCGGCATTATCGGAGCGCGCTACGGAAGCTGGCAACACGCTTGCCCGAGCCGGCGCGGCTGCAATTGGAGCGTAGTCTCGAGCGCCACAAGTCGAAGACCGGCGAGCCTAGCCAGCGAAACCTCGAGCTGGTGGCCGAGGCCTGGTTCAGTGGTCGGGTGATGAAGTTCAGTTATACGGCTCCCATCGGTAGTGGCAAGCCGCATCCTTACGTGTTCGAGACCTACTTCGTCGAGGTGAGCCCGATCAACTTGCTGACCTACGTCATCGGGTTGGAACGCAGTCACTTCAAGCATCAGGTGACTCTGTTGATTGATCGCATATCGAACGCCTCGTTGACCGATGAGCAGTATCAGATCCCAGCAGAATTCGATGCCAGTGCCTATTTGGAGCACGCCTGGGGCATCGTCGGTGGCAAGAAGATCGAGGTGCTGATCCGGATTTCGGAGCAGGGGGCGCGCCACTTGGACGAGAGCTTCGTGCGGGCGGCCGTGGTGGAGGAGATCAGCGAGGAGGGTGACCTTTTCTTACGGCTCACTGCTGGGGTAGATAAGCACGGCATCCCTATCGATTTGATTCCCTGGTTGCTCAGTTGGGGCGAGCAGGTCGAGGTTCTCGAGCCCGTTGAGTTGCGCGCGTACGTGGCGAGTCGGCTGGGCGAGGCCGCTCGCCAGTACGGCGGGACTAGCTCTTAA
- a CDS encoding DUF433 domain-containing protein, whose product MNVSTLRTWFFGRPYETTAGRSHFDPLIRPASEVPKLLSFNNLIEAHMLLALRRVHEVPMSAVREALDVAAERLGVGRPLLLDSLGTAFGEIFIEQYGRVVHLRRTQQIALEDYFEAHLQRVTLDQLFTPTEFFPFPRASTVFLGEDGDRPISINPRRGFGQPVIAGTGIQTTVIAERMNAGEDEHFLAEDYGLTTAQIRAAIVFEEAA is encoded by the coding sequence ATGAATGTTTCCACGCTCCGCACGTGGTTCTTCGGCCGTCCATACGAGACGACGGCTGGCCGCTCTCACTTCGATCCCTTGATCCGCCCGGCAAGCGAGGTTCCGAAGCTGTTGTCGTTCAACAACCTCATCGAAGCGCACATGCTGCTTGCGCTGCGGCGCGTCCACGAGGTGCCCATGAGTGCTGTACGTGAGGCACTCGACGTGGCGGCGGAGCGCCTTGGCGTTGGAAGGCCCCTTCTGCTAGACAGCCTGGGGACGGCGTTCGGAGAGATCTTCATCGAGCAGTACGGCCGCGTCGTGCACCTGCGGCGCACCCAGCAGATCGCACTCGAGGATTATTTCGAGGCGCACCTGCAGCGGGTAACTCTCGACCAGCTCTTCACACCCACGGAGTTCTTCCCGTTCCCGCGAGCGTCAACGGTGTTCCTTGGCGAGGATGGCGACCGCCCCATCTCGATCAACCCGCGCCGGGGCTTTGGGCAACCGGTGATAGCAGGCACCGGTATTCAGACAACCGTGATCGCCGAGCGTATGAACGCCGGTGAGGACGAGCACTTCCTCGCTGAAGACTACGGCCTAACGACGGCCCAGATCCGTGCCGCAATCGTCTTTGAAGAAGCCGCCTGA
- a CDS encoding YbhB/YbcL family Raf kinase inhibitor-like protein, with translation MAFAPSKMQLTSRAFGSLGAIPKRYTGEGDDASPPLAWQGAPEGTKWFAIFCHDPDAPKVEHGSYGFVHWVLYNLPASTTNLAEGTREGTQGRNDFGGTGYGGPMPPPGHGPHHYYFWVLALDTDTEFEAGLDLAGLLRAAEPHLLGMNRLIGTYQIG, from the coding sequence ATGGCATTCGCACCTTCCAAGATGCAGTTGACCAGCAGGGCCTTCGGGTCACTAGGCGCTATCCCTAAGCGCTACACGGGGGAAGGGGACGACGCATCTCCACCGCTCGCGTGGCAGGGCGCTCCAGAGGGAACCAAGTGGTTCGCGATCTTCTGCCACGATCCAGACGCGCCAAAGGTAGAGCACGGGAGTTACGGCTTCGTGCACTGGGTGCTTTACAACCTGCCCGCATCCACGACCAACCTGGCGGAAGGAACCCGAGAGGGTACGCAGGGCCGCAATGACTTCGGCGGCACGGGGTACGGCGGACCGATGCCGCCCCCGGGCCATGGGCCTCACCACTACTACTTCTGGGTGCTGGCCCTGGACACCGACACCGAGTTCGAGGCGGGCCTCGATCTTGCGGGGCTCTTGCGTGCTGCCGAGCCGCACCTGCTGGGGATGAACCGGCTGATCGGTACCTACCAGATCGGCTGA
- a CDS encoding HNH endonuclease, translating into MNLFLGLTDHDWYTYLRDLAPDEVNFWWPSAGQPFKSLEPGEPFLFKAKSPYWSIVGGGFFVRYVTAPVSLAWQAFGEANGTPDAHTLLARMRKYRRDDSPDPEIGCTILTEPFFFPEELWVDPPADWARNIVRGKRYSTADEIGARLWDTVVERLADPRTKTGPTIQEPTQGGLFAADQRARYSEPRLIRHRLGQGAFRLSVLDAYDKRCAVTGERVVPVLEAAHIRPYANEGPHLVTNGLTLRADIHRLFDLGYVTVDSNLKFHVSSRLDTEYANGRDYYRFQNQPLSVVPTRQEDRPGREYLEWHGDVVFRP; encoded by the coding sequence ATGAACCTGTTCCTGGGCCTTACAGACCACGATTGGTACACGTACCTGCGCGACCTCGCGCCGGACGAGGTCAACTTCTGGTGGCCCAGCGCCGGCCAACCGTTCAAGTCGCTCGAACCGGGCGAGCCGTTCCTCTTCAAAGCCAAGAGCCCCTACTGGTCTATCGTTGGCGGCGGGTTCTTCGTCCGGTACGTGACGGCGCCCGTATCCCTGGCCTGGCAGGCATTCGGCGAAGCCAACGGCACGCCCGACGCGCACACGCTCCTAGCGAGGATGCGTAAGTATCGCCGTGACGACTCACCCGACCCAGAGATCGGCTGCACCATCCTCACCGAGCCGTTCTTCTTCCCCGAGGAGCTGTGGGTGGACCCGCCCGCCGACTGGGCCAGGAACATCGTGCGCGGCAAACGGTACTCGACCGCCGACGAGATCGGGGCGCGGCTCTGGGACACCGTCGTGGAACGCCTGGCAGACCCCCGCACCAAGACCGGGCCAACCATCCAGGAACCCACGCAGGGCGGCCTCTTCGCGGCCGACCAACGTGCGCGGTACTCGGAGCCCAGGCTCATCAGGCACCGCCTCGGCCAAGGCGCCTTCCGCTTGAGCGTCCTGGACGCGTACGACAAACGCTGCGCCGTCACCGGCGAACGCGTGGTGCCCGTCCTCGAGGCCGCCCACATCAGGCCCTACGCCAACGAAGGCCCCCACCTCGTAACGAACGGCCTGACCCTCAGAGCCGACATCCACCGCCTGTTCGACCTCGGCTACGTGACCGTCGACAGCAACCTCAAGTTCCACGTCTCGAGCCGGCTAGACACGGAGTACGCGAACGGCAGGGACTATTACCGCTTCCAGAACCAGCCATTAAGCGTGGTGCCCACGCGCCAGGAGGACAGGCCAGGACGCGAATACTTGGAGTGGCACGGGGACGTGGTGTTTCGGCCTTGA